The following DNA comes from Streptomyces sp. Ag109_O5-10.
GTCTCGCTCCAGCAGGTGCTGGAGGCGCTGGTGGACCCGGTGCGGCGCATGGTGGTGTCCCAGCTGGCCCGCGCGGGGGAGGACCTGAGCTGCGGGACGTTCGTCGCGCCCGTCTCGCCGTCCACGCTGACGCACCACTTCTCCGTGCTGCGCGAGGCCGGTGTGATCCGGCAGTACTACGTCGGGACGGCGAAGATGAACACGCTGCGCACCGACGAGATGGAACTGCGGTTCCCGGGTCTGCTCTCCGCGGTCCTGGCCGCCGCGTCGGCGGAGGCGGAAGCGGGTGCGGACCGGAACGGCCGGTGACCCTATTTCGATGGCGCTCAAAATTTGACGGCTATCGAACCTTGGGGCAGGGTGGGTGGAGACGCCGGGCCGGGCCGGCGCGTCTCCTTCCCGATACCTGCCCTGAGGACGGATGCACCATGGCAAGACTCGTTCAGTTCGACCGGATTGGCGGACCCGAGGTCCTCACCCTCCGTGACGTCGAGGTCGGCGAGCCCGGCGCGGGCGAGGTCCGGATCCGCGTCGACGCGATCGGCCTGAACCGCGCTGAGATCATGTACCGGGAGGGCGCCTACTTCTACGACCCGGTCTTCCCCTCGACGCTCGGCTACGAGGCCGCCGGTGTGGTGGAGGCGGTCGGCGAGGGCGTGACCGGCC
Coding sequences within:
- a CDS encoding helix-turn-helix transcriptional regulator, giving the protein MARPRTTARTVEHPELSEVSLQQVLEALVDPVRRMVVSQLARAGEDLSCGTFVAPVSPSTLTHHFSVLREAGVIRQYYVGTAKMNTLRTDEMELRFPGLLSAVLAAASAEAEAGADRNGR